Proteins from one Hoplias malabaricus isolate fHopMal1 chromosome 2, fHopMal1.hap1, whole genome shotgun sequence genomic window:
- the layna gene encoding layilin, producing MKGMTVVTLAALLLCFPASGFKVLGDMYEPRGQQICKRGTEKPCYKIAYFQDNRRKLNFEEADRACRSDGGELLSIESPAEQRLIEGFIEDLKASDGDFWIGLRREPKYEDSSGDCASQYYWMDGSRSTFRNWHWDEPSCGYEVCVVMYHQPSAPASVGGLYMFQWNDDNCETKNNFICKYTKDRAPVPTIAANRTRGDVFPTAKVPRKPSVTTNEDGLKVVFSEPTGTQHNALNIAYIILPTIPLLLLLIVATGVFCFKLFSRRRKERTETPPKEPGYWTGDRCNSPSPDVYNVIRRQHDADLAGTRPDIKNTSFLGSSPDTPPGDYDNLGGRDTESGFVTLASTESGFVTNEIYETSYPGRGSLRHYREHGWLDNELYGY from the exons ATGAAGGGGATGACTGTGGTGACTCTCGCGGCGCTGCTGCTTTGTTTTCCCGCATCAGGATTCAAAGTGTTGGGCG ATATGTATGAGCCCAGAG GCCAGCAGATCTGTAAACGTGGTACAGAAAAGCCCTGCTATAAAATAGCATACTTCCAGGACAACCGGCGGAAACTGAACTTTGAGGAGGCCGACCGAGCATGCAGGAGCGACGGAGGAGAGCTCCTTAGCATCGAGTCTCCTGCAGAACAGAGACTTATCGAGGGCTTTATCGAGGACCTCAAAGCCTCTGATGGAGACTTCTGGATTGGCCTTCGCCGAGAACCCAAATACGAAGATAGCAGCGGAGACTGTGCATCTCAGTATTACTGGATGGACGGCAGCCGCTCAACCTTCAG GAACTGGCACTGGGATGAGCCGTCTTGTGGTTACgaagtgtgtgtggtgatgtaCCACCAGCCATCAGCTCCTGCAAGTGTTGGGGGACTTTATATGTTCCAGTGGAACGATGACAACTGTGAGACTAAGAACAACTTCATCTGCAAGTATACCAAAG ACAGAGCACCCGTCCCCACCATTGCAGCAAACAGAACACGTGGAG atGTTTTTCCAACAGCCAAAGTCCCCAGAAAACCTTCAGTAACCACTAATGAGGATGGACTGAAGGTAGTTTTTTCTGAACCAACAGGTACACAAC ATAATGCTCTCAATATTGCCTACATTATTCTTCCTACAATACCTCTACTCCTGCTCTTAATTGTAGCAACTGGAGTTTTCTGCTTCAAGCTGTTCTCCAGAAG GAGAAAGGAGCGCACAGAGACTCCGCCTAAGGAACCTGGTTATTGGACAGGTGACCGCTGTAACAGCCCCAGCCCTGACGTCTACAACGTGATCCGGAGGCAACATGACGCAGATCTGGCCGGAACCCGACCCGATATCAAGAACACTTCCTTCCTGGGCTCCTCTCCAGACACTCCGCCCGGAGATTACGACAATCTGGGAGGCCGGGACACAGAGAGCGGTTTTGTCACACTCGCCAGCACCGAGAGTGGCTTTGTTACCAACGAGATCTACGAGACAAGCTACCCTGGCCGGGGAAGtctgagacactacagagaacaTGGCTGGTTGGACAATGAGCTGTACGGCTACTGA